A genomic region of Diachasmimorpha longicaudata isolate KC_UGA_2023 chromosome 17, iyDiaLong2, whole genome shotgun sequence contains the following coding sequences:
- the LOC135170605 gene encoding protein ABHD18 isoform X2, producing the protein MPPSRLDAVYRRILLTKFFTKGWGNPESLRRIFEFRKVVANREACYNLIPRDYPITITKDEEWSDCHIIEGCFESPFEHHLPNIMPEETKDCHFQLILPHKWSSHKTKPVCLHLAGTGDHYFWRRRNLIAKPLLKEWGIGSLLIENPFYGVRKPENQVRSSLHNVSDIFIMGGCLMMECIVLLNWCEHQGFGPMGLTGLSMGGHMASLAATNWPKPIPLIPCLSWSTASPVFTKGVMAESINWSLLQSQYFSDTMYQNDLAKMVKIVDQDDAFLAGQHFAQHFPASITRIRELKNENVEAKGAKNNGKDIINRNDFEVTEQSDAAEKAAAKMFPLNLISSRFEPSDPQSLKDVCLLPADKEGQANSTGREHEALQFMRGIMDECTHLRNFEVPVDTNMIIAVCAKDDAYVPRDNCMSLEKIWPGAEIRYIDAGHVSAYLLHQKVFRSTIAEAFDRYTRKYSVTS; encoded by the exons ATGCCACCCAGTCGACTTGACGCTGTTTACAGGAGAATTTtgttgacaaaattttttaccaAAGGCTGGGGCAACCCTGAGAGTCTTCGGAG AATATTCGAATTTAGAAAGGTCGTTGCAAATCGTGAAGCATGTTATAATCTTATCCCTCGTGACTATCCAATAACCATAACAAAG GATGAAGAGTGGTCGGATTGTCACATAATTGAAGGCTGTTTTGAGTCTCCATTCGAGCATCATTTGCCCAACATAATGCCTGAGGAGACCAAGGATTGTCATTTTCAGCTGATCCTGCCACACAAGTGGTCCTCCCACAAGACAAAACCTGTTTGCTTGCATTTAGCAGGCACTGGAGATCAC tatTTTTGGAGACGGAGAAATTTAATTGCAAAACCCCTTCTGAAAGAGTGGGGCATCGGCTCGCTGCTGATTGAAAATCCGTTTTATGGGGTGAGGAAACCTGAAAACCAAGT TCGTTCTAGCTTGCACAATGTCTCGGATATTTTTATCATGGGCGGTTGTTTAATGATGGAGTGCATTGTGTTGCTCAATTGGTGTGAACATCAGGGCTTTGGACCGATGGGACTCACCGGCCTCTCGATGGGTGGACAT ATGGCTTCGTTAGCAGCAACCAACTGGCCAAAACCAATTCCATTAATTCCCTGTCTCTCCTGGTCAACTGCCTCGCCTGTTTTCACTAAGGGCGTCATGGCCGAGTCTATAAACTGGTCTTTGCTTCAATCGCAATATTTTTCAGATACGATGTATCAGAATGATCTCGCCAAAATGGTCAAAATTGTCGATCAAGAT GATGCATTCTTGGCAGGACAGCATTTCGCCCAACACTTTCCCGCAAGTATAACCAGAATAAGAGAACTAAAGAATGAAAACGTGGAAGCGAAGGGAGCCAAGAATAATGGAAAAGATATAATAAATCGCAATGATTTTGAGGTAACGGAGCAATCGGATGCTGCGGAGAAGGCCGCTGCCAAGATGTTCCCCCTGAATCTTATTTCAAGTCGCTTTGAACCCAGCGATCCGCAGTCTTTGAAAG ACGTATGCCTGCTACCAGCAGATAAAGAGGGTCAGGCCAACTCGACAGGGCGCGAACACGAGGCCCTTCAATTTATGCGTGGCATTATGGACGAATGCACGCACCTCCGGAACTTCGAAGTTCCAGTCGACACGAATATGATAATTGCTGTTTGCGCCAAGGACGACGCCTACGTTCCACGTGACAATTGCATGAGCCTGGAGAAAATCTGGCCAGGGGCAGAGATAAGATACATCGATGCCGGCCACGTCAGTGCCTATTTGCTGCACCAAAAGGTCTTCAG ATCGACAATAGCCGAAGCATTCGATCGTTACACAAGGAAATATTCAGTTACCAGTTGA
- the LOC135170605 gene encoding protein ABHD18 isoform X1: MPPSRLDAVYRRILLTKFFTKGWGNPESLRRIFEFRKVVANREACYNLIPRDYPITITKDEEWSDCHIIEGCFESPFEHHLPNIMPEETKDCHFQLILPHKWSSHKTKPVCLHLAGTGDHYFWRRRNLIAKPLLKEWGIGSLLIENPFYGVRKPENQVRSSLHNVSDIFIMGGCLMMECIVLLNWCEHQGFGPMGLTGLSMGGHMASLAATNWPKPIPLIPCLSWSTASPVFTKGVMAESINWSLLQSQYFSDTMYQNDLAKMVKIVDQDDAFLAGQHFAQHFPASITRIRELKNENVEAKGAKNNGKDIINRNDFEVTEQSDAAEKAAAKMFPLNLISSRFEPSDPQSLKENPFNDITDVCLLPADKEGQANSTGREHEALQFMRGIMDECTHLRNFEVPVDTNMIIAVCAKDDAYVPRDNCMSLEKIWPGAEIRYIDAGHVSAYLLHQKVFRSTIAEAFDRYTRKYSVTS; this comes from the exons ATGCCACCCAGTCGACTTGACGCTGTTTACAGGAGAATTTtgttgacaaaattttttaccaAAGGCTGGGGCAACCCTGAGAGTCTTCGGAG AATATTCGAATTTAGAAAGGTCGTTGCAAATCGTGAAGCATGTTATAATCTTATCCCTCGTGACTATCCAATAACCATAACAAAG GATGAAGAGTGGTCGGATTGTCACATAATTGAAGGCTGTTTTGAGTCTCCATTCGAGCATCATTTGCCCAACATAATGCCTGAGGAGACCAAGGATTGTCATTTTCAGCTGATCCTGCCACACAAGTGGTCCTCCCACAAGACAAAACCTGTTTGCTTGCATTTAGCAGGCACTGGAGATCAC tatTTTTGGAGACGGAGAAATTTAATTGCAAAACCCCTTCTGAAAGAGTGGGGCATCGGCTCGCTGCTGATTGAAAATCCGTTTTATGGGGTGAGGAAACCTGAAAACCAAGT TCGTTCTAGCTTGCACAATGTCTCGGATATTTTTATCATGGGCGGTTGTTTAATGATGGAGTGCATTGTGTTGCTCAATTGGTGTGAACATCAGGGCTTTGGACCGATGGGACTCACCGGCCTCTCGATGGGTGGACAT ATGGCTTCGTTAGCAGCAACCAACTGGCCAAAACCAATTCCATTAATTCCCTGTCTCTCCTGGTCAACTGCCTCGCCTGTTTTCACTAAGGGCGTCATGGCCGAGTCTATAAACTGGTCTTTGCTTCAATCGCAATATTTTTCAGATACGATGTATCAGAATGATCTCGCCAAAATGGTCAAAATTGTCGATCAAGAT GATGCATTCTTGGCAGGACAGCATTTCGCCCAACACTTTCCCGCAAGTATAACCAGAATAAGAGAACTAAAGAATGAAAACGTGGAAGCGAAGGGAGCCAAGAATAATGGAAAAGATATAATAAATCGCAATGATTTTGAGGTAACGGAGCAATCGGATGCTGCGGAGAAGGCCGCTGCCAAGATGTTCCCCCTGAATCTTATTTCAAGTCGCTTTGAACCCAGCGATCCGCAGTCTTTGAAAG AAAATCCGTTCAATGACATTACAGACGTATGCCTGCTACCAGCAGATAAAGAGGGTCAGGCCAACTCGACAGGGCGCGAACACGAGGCCCTTCAATTTATGCGTGGCATTATGGACGAATGCACGCACCTCCGGAACTTCGAAGTTCCAGTCGACACGAATATGATAATTGCTGTTTGCGCCAAGGACGACGCCTACGTTCCACGTGACAATTGCATGAGCCTGGAGAAAATCTGGCCAGGGGCAGAGATAAGATACATCGATGCCGGCCACGTCAGTGCCTATTTGCTGCACCAAAAGGTCTTCAG ATCGACAATAGCCGAAGCATTCGATCGTTACACAAGGAAATATTCAGTTACCAGTTGA